DNA from Platichthys flesus chromosome 20, fPlaFle2.1, whole genome shotgun sequence:
tttttttcatatgaagatttcaaacaatagataatatataaaGTTGTTGAAATAAGTTAAAGTCTAAAACAGTGGTTTCTGCTTCTGAAAAtgcaattttgtgttttcaaatatcggagttgtaaaaaaaatctcaaacgCTTTAATGATCCAGTATCTCATCACGCATCAAAGTGTATCAAGCCTTCTGAGTATATCTAAAGTCCCTGTATATAAAAAAGTGTATAATGTTTTTGCTCTAGCTCCACCTGCTGCTTACACAGCTGCGTCAGAAATAATGATCTAATTGTGTCAGAGCTTTATAGAACTATAGAATTATCAGTCAAACGAGTCATTTTGCTTTGAAAtttctattgtttttattgctgctgctctcagttAAGTATCAAACGCTTTAGTGCAAATGAAGCTCAAAAGGCCTGAAAATGTCCtgaatattcaaaaataaactaAGTTGATCCACTTACTGTTTGGTTATATTAAgggtcttttttttaatgttttcattgtccatttattttcatgtttcactCAGATGGATTGGTTATTGTTGGTGTACACTCTGCCAAATTCCCAAATGAAAAGGTAATTGGTTTTCATTCATCGTCTTTTTACCAGAGGGAAGGCTTTTCTGGATGCGCTGTCTTtctgcgtttttcataatggaAAACTACCACTTGATATGTCTGTGTCAAAATAACCAAACCTTTATGGATTTAAATATCTAGAAACTTGattcttattattataacattaataattgataaataataaatatcttaACAGATTTTGCTTTGTTCTTCTCCAACCCTGTTTTAGGTCTTTGACAATGTTCGCAGCGCCGTCCTCCGCTATGACATCTGCCACCCGGTGGTAAACGACGGCGAGGCGAGCCTCTGGCATGAGCTCGAGGTGTCCTGCTGGCCCACACTGGTCCTGATCGGACCACATGGCAACCTGCTTTTCTCCCTGGTGGGCGAAGGCCACCGGGACAGGCTGATGCTCTTCACTGACTGCGCCCTCCGTTACTACAGGGAGGAGGGCCTGCTGAAGACCCACAAAGTGGGAATCAAGCTGTACAGAGACTCCCTGCCACCCAGCATCCTGTCTTTTCCTGGAAAGGTGGCTGTAGACAACAGCAAGAAACGACTGGCCATAGCTGACACTGGGCATCACCGGATTCTGGTGGTGTCCTCTACCGGACAGCTGTCGCATGTTATAGGAGGTAAGAAGTGGGATGTCTCTCTAGGTTGAAATAAATCCTTATACCTCCACACTATGGGATTCTGGGAAAAAAAGggacatgttgtttttcttgctttttaaTTATTAGAATCTGTATTATTCAACCAATTTTAAGCaaaatttatttttagattaCTCTCATGCCTCAACAACCCTCAGAGGAGCCACATGGTTTCCTGTGCTGTTCCCAGACCAACAGAGAGGTTGGCATCAGCAGGGAAGTGTACACGCTGGGAACTGGCTCTGACCGTGGACAagatgaggggaaaaaaacatggatTGGTCTAATTTTTGGGGGTTGACCACTTTGCTCTGCACACATAATATTTATGTTGGCGTAAAGATTAAAGCAAAGCTGAAGCTGCAGTTtaaggaaacattttaaaacgTTCTGTGTCCACCTGGTATATATCccttcaatgtgtttttattggtaCATTTGATTCAATTAATTAGTCATTAAATGAAAACTGTAACTTTAGGTCTAGATCCCCTGTCAAAACTTATAAACTGTTGTTTCTTAACGTTTGATATTGAAGACTTGATTCAGTAAGGGCACCACCACGGTTTGAAGCAAGTGTTAAAGGCTGAAAACCATGTGGAGTCTGAAGATGCTGAAATGTACCTGCAAGGCTCATTGGACAGCTCAGAATCTAAAAGACGCAACAAACGCTGTCAGACGATTTATCAGTGGAGAATACACAGTGTCCAAGATTTCGAAACTAACTGGACAAAGAGCTTTGATTCACAAAGTCTGTGAAAATGTTCCCTAATCTGCATGACGTCATCACATCTGTCACAGGGCCAGAAAGTGGGAGACAAGATGGCAACCTGTCTGAGGCTTCCTTTAACTCCCCTCAGGGTGTGGCCATTAGGGGGGACACGGTGTACGTGGCCGACGCAGAAAACCATCTTATCCGAAAGGTAGTGACCACCACTGTTTCCTAAAATAACGTATTCATATTTCTCCCTGAATTTATGACTGTTTGTGTCTTGTGTTAGATTGACCTGTTGGAGGGAAGAGTCAGCACGCTCGCTGGCACAGGAGTTCAAGGCACAGACAAAGAGGGCGGAGCTGCGGGACCcaagcagccaatcagctcgCCTTGGGATGTGATTCTCGGCACTGCCGGTGAGTTCTGTGACCGCAGACCGGAACCCGAAGGGCGACATTCATAACGTTGTATCATTTCTCCGTTCCTGCCCTTGCTTTCACCGTCTGTCACACAAGCTCCCCTCGATGCTGCTGTTTGTATTGTCTCTGCACTGCAATCAATAACTCCAGAGATGGAGATCAGCTCCACCCCTCTCTCAGACCGCCTGGCCATTGTCGGGTGTCACTCCGTCTTGtaggtcagagttcaggcagaTTGAGGTGACAGTGGTAGTGACTACATTCCACGCCCCTTTTGAGGAGACTGGGATATGAATTCTTGCTCGATGGAGAATAAACACACGAGggagaataaaacataaagcGATACTAGACGTTCAATATtttgttgaataaaacaaaattacacTCCTGTacacattatattattttgcTTCAAGTGGACTTCCTGAGTtgccaaataaaaacaaaacaaagcagcaatTCATTAGTGGTTTAGAGGTTAATTACTTGTTGTTTACAATTTCTCAACTAAGTCCTTCAGTTCTCATTTACTGAGGCTGATTGTGCATAGAATGGATAGTGCTTCACAATTCACTCTTCATGTTTAGAGATATACAGAGGCTGATAGACAACTGAATGGGCTAATTAAGTTATTGGAAGATACTTATTAATCTGTGGGGCCTCATAAATGATGGGAGACAATAAGCCTCTTTAACAAATTCCTCTCATATTCTCACAAGgtcttttttaaattctcaCTAAGACTCTTCTCTGGTAAATCAAAGGCTCAATCCTCCTCCAGTGCCTCACTTTTATTATATTGCCAGAATATTCAGAGttccatttattattaatataatcttTAGTGTTAATCAAAGTTGAGTGGTTTTAAACTGTAACTTTAGAATCTGTCAGATTCTTTAAATGCTAGTGTTCTTCTTTCTGCAGGCTTTCAGAGCGAAGGTAAAAATGATCCATTCATGTAACCGAGTGACATTTTGGCTTTATATATGGTTGTTAAGAAATTTAAAGGTTATTATTTCAATGTTTGGATTAATTCATCAACATTGAACACTATCAACTTGATTATTGAGTTATTATTCAAAATAGAGATTGAGCGTGTTCCAAATTAATGACTTAACTATTAAAATACCCTGGATTTCatatttcccagggaataactaataaatcttaatgaaaaacatcagacatATTTATGGGACGTAtacctatgtgtgtgtttggcctcGGCAGAGGTTTCTAGttgaatctgtttttcttccggCATTCTTGCATGAGGTCAACTCTGTTTATTATTAGGTGCATTAAGGGTTTTTCAAGTCGTGTATGTGTTGGCAGCTGTGGCCCCCGTCCCGACCTTCCATGTGATGATGTTTGCTTTACATTGGAGGATGGACACGTTGTTTATCTTGCCTTTGGGCAGACCTGTGCTCATCATCAGTTGGTGTTCACTTCTCCGACGTATGGTGATTGAAAGATGTgatcaatatgttttatttttgtttagcaTCGTTGTTTGACTGTTGCCTGGAAGCAAGAGGAAATCAATCCGGTTTTCTGCACAGGCTGACGGGTGCTGCTTTGAAACATAACATGGTGTGAGGACGTGATGTCAAACCTTTAAACTCTGCTCACATTGTTCCTGTTGAGAGAACGTCCAATCACCCATTGCATATTCCACACTTATTCACCGTGAATATAAATAGTATAATAGAGGCCGCTGCACCTTTTGAACTATAAAGAGTCAGTGATGGCTGTCATGGAGTCAGGGGCCGCAGATGTGAAATGCTCCTGACAGTCCACCAGATGTGAGCTGAGCTCTGCGCTGCATTAAAAATAGAACTGAGATTCCGTGCGTCTGTCTGTCAGGGTTGTGTGTCCGTCATGATGGCAGCTCCTTTGTCACACAGGGCGCTGTCATTCAAACCTGTTGAGCTGCTTCTCTCACTCATTTCTGACGACAAACaatctcaaataaaaaattaggATTACCTGGAATGAGTAAAAAGTTGAGAAGGAAGAAAGGTCGACACCTGAAAGGACATGTTTAGCTTTAGAACAGATATGAGGAACATCTTGATGTTTGAGGTTTTGTAGTGAACAGCCAAAAGCatgaatgtttcctctttctaaattgtgtgtttttgttttgtgtgtgtcgaTGTATGTGCATCTGATTTGCATGTGTAGGCGGTGTGGAAGATAACGTGCTGTGGATCGCCATGGCAGGGACCCACCAGATCTGGGCTCTGTTTCTAGCAGATGGAAATCTGCCCAAAGGAAGGTGAGACCATTATGGCCACTTGGCTACAGGAAACCTTTAAACCaagagaaataaagacattGACACTGTCAATGAAGCCTTGcctaatgatgatgatgatcatgatgatgatgtatttTATTGCTTTGTCACCACCTACGATTTCACAGTGTGTTAAAGGCGGGAACTTGTGTGCGATGGGCCGGCAGCGGCAGCGAGGAGAACCGAAACAACTCCTACCCCCACAAGGCGGGCTTTGCTCAGCCTTCAGGCCTGGCTCTGGCCCCGGAGGAGCCCGGGGGCTGCCTGTTCGTGGCCGACAGTGAAAGCAGCACCATCCGCACCCTCGCGTTGAAGGATGGAGGTGTCAAGCTGCTGGTCGGGGGAGAGCGAGACCCGATGGTGGGTGGACGTGAATTAATTTATAACTTGGTGGATGGATTCAAGACTTCTTTTTACTGCTAGATaccttttttatgtttatttttaaacattagcGTGATTGGTAATAGTTGTAAACAAATTAGCTACAGAACAGTTTTATCTTAAACACACGTTCAAGGTCTAATACACTCATACTTAGTTAATGTAGTTTATTTGTATCCATTTTAGTGTATTTAATAGACGATACAGTGAACAGAGGATTGAACCGAAGGTGGAGGAAATTATAAGTCAATTCCCGAAGCAGAACTAAACAATCTGGCGCACATTAATTTCAAAGACAACTTGTGTACTTGGCTCTGCCTCCATCCattaacagcaaacacacaatttaaagCCTTCACTTTAATCTGCCACAGAAATGCTTCAATCACTAGTTTTCAGGACCATTTTCAAGAAATACgataatatattgttttgtttttttgaaaagtGCATAGCGCCAACAAGGCTAATGCCCCATCTCTCAACTTTAAGAGGGGGTCCTGACTTTCCACAAAAGGTCAAGCCTCTCCACAAAAggtcatgttgtttttgtataatcctgctaaatgacaaacagacaaaccaaacaTAACTTTCTTGGTGGAGATGACAAAGCCTCTCTTGTTTGTCGCTGAACCAGAGCCTCAAAAAATAGTTTGGGGTTGATCACATCTTCATAGCCGCTCCGTTGTAGTGCCTCTGTAATTTTCCTGTCACTATAGCGGATTTATCAGAAATTCCCTTGAGCTTTAAATCCTGTAGTCATCCATAAGAATGGGGAGTAATTAACCGGAGTCATACACAGTTAATTCAAGATGGCAGGGAGCCAGTAACATGCTCTATGATCTACAGCCTCTCGATGTTTCAGCTTttgaactgagacacagaaacattaaACCTTTAAATAGGATTAAAACAGTCAGCGAATGTGCATCGGCCAGATACAGCACCTGCTGATGCATGTATAGTGCCGTTTAAAGTGCAGGAACAAGGGTGTCGGCTCAGAAGCACATTAATTTGTAGCAGGTTTCGGTTTTATTGGCATCACATTTTCAGCTGGGCCTCTGAGTCTctcactgttttgtttattgatcAGAGTGATGCAGTGTGAAAAGCTATTAATTCCAATTCTTTCCAATTTCCAACAGATTGGTTGTTGATTGGCTGTAATGGTAATTCATCTGTttggaatcacatttgattcCAAACAATGTTTGGATTAAAGACTGTTCATTTAATTATCTGTGATTTGACATTAATGTTATTGTTCTGTTGtctgctgtttttctgtgcCTCTGTTCTCGTATGAATTAGTCAGAATCCCTTTGAGATAATTGATTTTCCCATATCATTTATAGTATGATTCTCATAAACACTTGTTGTTTCTATCACAGGCCTCAGCTTGTATTTTGAAGTTTAAAGTATTTTTCCGGTCACAAGTTGCACTTAGGGCATTTGTACGTTTCTATCGCTTCTTTCCATATCTCCTGACCATTTTTATCTTCTTTTGAATCAGAACCTCTTTGCTTTCGGGGATGTAGACGGGAAAGGGGTGGATGCCAAGCTGCAGCATCCCCTCGGTGTGGCCTGGGCTCCGGAACAAAGCCTGCTCTATGTGGCCGACTCCTACAACCACAAGGTAACTGTTGCACGTCACATGGCTGCGGTTCAAAGCTACATTTAAGTTGTTGAGTGGCTGCTCAAAGCCTGACTCTCCTGTTTGATCTGATACCAAAGAGCGAACATACAGGATTTGACTCTTTTACTTAATTGTTTGCGTTTGCCTGTGTGATTCAGATCAAGGTGGTGGATCCAAAGACAAAGCAGTGTTGCACATTAGCAGGGACGGGAGAGGCTGGAGATGCACTGGGCCCAGAATTTGACAAATCCTGCTTCAACGAACCCGGAGGAATCTGTGTTGGCCAGGACGGGAAGCTTCTATATGTCGCGGATACCAACAACCACCAAGTCAAAATTCTGGACCTGGCATCCAAGACTGTCTCACTGGTCAGagccgtgtctgtgtgttacaaCCTTGAGAGTTTACTCAACATTttttccacgtgtgtgtgtgtcgttaaTCTTTCCTAAAAGCCTTTGTCCTAGAAGAGCTTGGATTAAAGGTTAAATAGAAAGGACATATTTGGTATCAATCGCTTTCTCCTCTTTAACACAACACCCACATTTCTCTCCACTCCAGTTCCCCATATCCATGGACTGCAGAGACTCTGCACCTGCGCGACCTGCCAAAGCCCCCACGCTGCCCAAGTCCGCCGCCAGGAAAGCAATGCCACCGGTAGCGGTGTCTGCGGGCCAGTCCCTCGTCCTGTCGCTCAGCCTGTCCCTCCCAGAAGGAACCAAACTCACCGAGGAGGCCCCCAGCTGCTGGGCCCTCTCGGCCGAGGGTGAGACCAAGTTCATTCATTGATACAAATGTCATGTAAATGTGATAATCAGATTTACCCTACACATGAAAAACCTCTTTACTGTTTGTTAATGCCTGCTGCACGTTAGATTGTCAGTTGGCC
Protein-coding regions in this window:
- the nhlrc2 gene encoding NHL repeat-containing protein 2; protein product: MASRCSLSALFTSQNELDVSVEEAQTLQEKEEIVLKYLRNLDERQDLKIPDFQTGLEWLNTEGPLSLTGDLAGKVVLLDFFTYCCINCMHILPDLHRLEKKYSVEDGLVIVGVHSAKFPNEKVFDNVRSAVLRYDICHPVVNDGEASLWHELEVSCWPTLVLIGPHGNLLFSLVGEGHRDRLMLFTDCALRYYREEGLLKTHKVGIKLYRDSLPPSILSFPGKVAVDNSKKRLAIADTGHHRILVVSSTGQLSHVIGGPESGRQDGNLSEASFNSPQGVAIRGDTVYVADAENHLIRKIDLLEGRVSTLAGTGVQGTDKEGGAAGPKQPISSPWDVILGTAGGVEDNVLWIAMAGTHQIWALFLADGNLPKGSVLKAGTCVRWAGSGSEENRNNSYPHKAGFAQPSGLALAPEEPGGCLFVADSESSTIRTLALKDGGVKLLVGGERDPMNLFAFGDVDGKGVDAKLQHPLGVAWAPEQSLLYVADSYNHKIKVVDPKTKQCCTLAGTGEAGDALGPEFDKSCFNEPGGICVGQDGKLLYVADTNNHQVKILDLASKTVSLFPISMDCRDSAPARPAKAPTLPKSAARKAMPPVAVSAGQSLVLSLSLSLPEGTKLTEEAPSCWALSAEGNEWLLDNKVVTGDISDLSRPLCISTKLPAVVKDSTGEASLTLGVWVYYCMEAGQACTMKAASFTQPLQISASPGEEDVTVALAHAF